A segment of the Anaerolineae bacterium genome:
TTTTATCATGTTCGTTGATTCTGATTCATTCCCAATGGATGATAGGGATTCGGCCAGTGAGGCAAAGGATGAATAAGACGTGTACACAAGCACTGAAGATTGTAATTTATTTGTTGTCATTTCATTATCACAGGTGTTTGGTTACCTGAACACTTAAGCAGATCTAACCAACTGGGGTCTTATCGAACAGCCGTTGTCCGCACGGAAGGATGACGGCTGTTTTGATTAAGTATGGAAAAATCGGTGCGAACAGTTACAGCGTTAAAAGCGCAAAAGAACAACCCCCAGCGGATCAACGTCTTTTTGGACGGCCAGTTTGCTTTTGGTTTGTCACGCCTGGTTGCAGCCTGGTTACAGGTTGGGCAAACGCTGACCGAAGAACGCCTGGCGCAATTGCTCCAGGAAGATCGCCTCGAAAGCCTTTATCAGCGCGCCTTACGCTATCTTTCGTTCCGACCGCGCTCGGAGAAAGAAATGCGCCTGTATTTGCTGCGTCACGAACAAGATGAACGGGTTCGAGAGCTCGTTTTAGAGCGCTTGAAGGCAAATGGTTGGTTAGACGACCAACGCTTTGCTGCTCAATGGGTAGAGAACCGCGTGGCTTTCCGACCGCGCGGCAAAAAAGCCCTTGCGCTTGAATTGAAACAGCGCGGGATTCAAGCTACCGACATTGATCAGGCTGTTCAAGAGCTCGATGAAGAAGAACTGGCTTATCAGGCCGCGCAAAAGGTATTGGGTCGGTATAAAAACCTGGATCAGAACACTTTTCGGCGTAAATTATACGACCTGCTGGTCCGCCGTGGGTTTTCTTATGAAGTTGTTCTGCCGACTATCCACCGTTGTTGGCAAGAGAACCGCCAAAACACCGGAATAGAACAAGAGGATATACAGAATGGTTGAGTGGATAGTACCGATAGTGTTATTTCTTTTTGGTTTGGGTGGCGGCTACCTGTTGCGGGAATGGATCAACCGGCGCAGAATCCAACAAGGGAAAGAAGAAGCTGAAAGGCTGATTCGCGAGGCTGCCCAACGCGCCAGTGATATTGAGCTCGAAGCGAAAAACAAAGCTCTGGAACTTCGACAACAGGCAGAGGCTGAAATTGCCCGCCGTCGCAACGAATTGAATCGAGAAGAAGATCGTCTGCAAAAGCGGCGCGAGGAATTAGATATTCGCGCCGATCGGTTGGAAAAACGTGAACAGGCGTTAAATAAACGCCAGAGTGTGATCGATAAGCGGGCGAATGAAATCGAAAAATTGTATGCTGAAGAACTGGAAGAGCTCCAACGAATAGCCAATATGAGCATGGAGGAAGCCCGCAACGTGCTCCTCGCTGAAGCGGAAAAGGAAGCGCGCGCAGATATGGCGCGCATCATTCGCCAGATTGAAGCCGAAGCCCGCGAGGAGGGCGAAAACCGCGCCCGCAAACTGATCACGGCGGCGATCCAACGGGTTGCCTCTGAACATGTGGCAGAGGTATGCACATCTGTCGTGCCGTTGCCTTCGGATGAAATGAAAGGGCGCATTATCGGTCGCAATGGGCGCAACATTCATGCCTTTGAGCAGGTTGCCGGCGTTGATGTTATCGTCGATGATACCCCCGAAGCAGTGACGATCTCTTGTTTCGATCCGATCCGTCGTGAAGTAGCCCGCCGGGCTCTGGAGAAATTAGTATTGGATGGACGCATTCATCCTGCCCATATTGAGAAGATTCTCAAGAATGAGCAAAAAGAGGTCGAGCGCGATATTATCGAAGCAGGCGAACAGGCAGTCTATGACGCGGGGGTTACTGGCTTGCATCCAGAGGTAATCAAGATGCTTGGACGGCTGAAGTATCGCTCTTCCTATGGGCAAAATCAGTTGGCACATGCAGTTGAGACTGCCCGCCTGGCAGGCGTTTTAGCGGCTGAACTGGGGGCAGATGTTGAGATCGCCAAGGCGGGTGGTTTGCTTCATGACCTCGGCAAGGCAATGGATCACAATATGGAGGGAACTCATGCCCTGTTGGGGGCAGAGTTTGCCAAACGACATGGGGTTCATCCTGCGGTCGTAAATATTATTGCTTCTCACCATCATGAGGTGGAGCAAGAAAGTGTTGAGGCAGCCATTGTTGAAGCGGCGGATGCGATCTCAGGCGCCAGACCAGGAGCAAGGCGAGAGTCCCTCGAACAATATCTCAAACGGGTGCGCGCCCTCGAGGAGATTGCCAATTCACACAAAGGCGTTAGCCAGAGCTATGCTCTGCAAGCAGGACGGGAAATTCGCATTTTTGTCAAGCCAGAAGAAATTGATGATTTGGAATCGATTCGGCTGGCGCGCGATATTGCAAAGAAGATCGAAGAAACGATGCAATATCCAGGACAAATTAAAGTCACCGTTATTCGCGAAACGCGTTCGATTGACTATGCCAAGTAAGTTCTGAAGTCCTGCCAAGATAAACCAGGATTCCATCGGCTTAACTGTCCAATTCCCGCCAAACAGCTTTCCTGATCGAGACGGTCAACAAATGTCGTTGACCGTCTCTTCGTCCTGTGAGTGTTGATTAAAAGCGTATTGCGTTTTGGACTTGGCTTTAAAAACCTGCCTGCCGCAAGACGGAAAACTACCATTGCAACCACGGGTTATGGAGACGTTCCTGGGCGACCGTGGTTTCGTTTCCATGCCCGGAGAGCAAACGGGTTTGATCGGGTAGGGTCAGAATCTGTTCCCGAATGCTGTTCATCAGCGTTTCGAAGTCTCCTCCGGGCAGGTCGGTGCGCCCAATGCCCGACTCAAAGATCACATCTCCACAAAAACATACCGAAGCGGAGGGAACATAAAACACCACATGCCCGGGAGTGTGTCCAGGGGCATGGCGGACCTCCACTTCGACCTCGCCAATTTTCAGGATTTGACCATGTTGCAGGTGAAGATTTGGTTCGGTGGTGATCTCCATTTGAAAGCCAAAGAATTGAGCGCCTCCCTGAGCACGCCACAGCGGAAGATCGGCGGCGTGTAAAGCAATGGTTGGGGTAAAAGTTAAGGACTTGATGATTCCCGCCACTCCGCCCAGGTGATCGAAGTGGGCATGAGTCAACCAGATCTGGTCAATTTTCCAGCCGTTTTGCCTGGCGAATTGGACGATTTTCTCTCCATCCCAGGCCGGATCAATTACTACGGTCTTCTGGCTTTGAGGATCATGAAGGAGATATGCGTTGGTCTGAACCGGTCCTAGTACCATTCGTTTGATTTCAATCATCTTTTTCCTCGTGTACAATTGAGTTGAAGGTCATTGATCGGATTCGGTTGATTGATCTTTCTTTTGCCTTTTTTCCCAAAGTTTACCAAACAAAGCGCTAATCGAGTCGAAACTCAGCCAGGTACCGAGAAAGCTACCGATTGCACCCATCCAGCGCGCTGTATTGCCGCTTAATCCCAGGAGATTCACCCCTCGAATTTCAACCCGTTGGGCAGATAAGGCAAGTCGTTCCTCGTTTCCGCCGCTTTTTGGTTTAAAGATCAGATGGAGCCAGATCATGCCGCGATAGATGCCTGCCTGTTCCGGGCGGACGCTCCAGGCAAATTTTACACTCTGAGCAGGTTGAACCCCTTCCCTGATCTCCGCATTGGGTTTGATTGACAGTCCACTGATGTCTAATCGCCCCTCTGCAAAGACATAATGCGTTTCATAAAGGTTTGGCGCGACGATTTGCTCTCCCTGGACCTGATGTCCCTGAATTGAGGCCGTGGGAGTGAGGTTGCCTTCAGGATCAACTTCAAGCGTCAAAAGGATCATGTCGCTATCGCCGACGCGAATGGTTGGCGGCCATTCAAGGATCAGCAGGCGTTGTTCAGGGATTTGCCTTGCTGAGGTGGGGATGGGGCTGGGAATTGGCGCAGCGGTCGGGGTTGTCATGACTTGAGCAGCAGGCGGAGCTTGCATAGAAAATGAAGCGCACGACCCTAAGCCAATGACCAGGAAAAGCAAGGCTAAGCCACGAAAAACCATTTTTATCCACAGCTTCGAGGCTTGCTTATGTCCAGCGAAGCCCATCAGGAAGTACCTCTTGGAGAGTCGGCAATTGCAGTTCTTGGGGAAAAATGCGTCGCTCGCGCCGTTCTCGTTCAATTGGGTAGAAACCCCACAGAAGCAAGATTAACGAGATTAAAATCAATAACCATCCAATCCAAACGCGCCCCGAAAATCGTTTCATAAAAAAATTATAACATTCTCCATTTCCCCTTGCGTTTATAATTCAACCACGGAGTCTGTTAAGAAGGACTCTCAAAGAGATCTGATTGGGTGAACAGTTGCCCGGGCTGGGTCTTTGAAGCATCCACCTGAACCTTTTTAGGAGAGAAGAGTCATGGATATCAATAATTTGCTCTGGTTTATCATCATCGGCTTTGTTGCCGGCTGGATTGCCACCCGCTTGATGCGCAAATCGAATATCGGCCTGGTGGGGAACATCGTGGTGGGGATTTTAGGGGCAGTGATCGGAGGTACCATTTTTAAGTTTTTACGCATTTCCGCCAGCGGTTTGCTTGGCTCGCTGGCTATGGCAGTCGTTGGAGCGGTGGTGCTTCTATACCTGATCACTCTGGCAAAGAAAATTTAATCGAATCGAGGTTATCTTGAATATCCACCGATGGCTTAATTTTCATGCAGCGTTTTTAGTTTTGATCGGTATCATGTTCCTGCTTTATAGCCCGCTGGTTATGGCATGGTTGGGCTTAACCCAGGTAGTACAGGATACGCCGGGATACTGGGCGATGGTCTCGTTTGCTCGTTTGTTTGGAATGGCATTACTGGCGTGGGGTGCCTCACTTTTGAGCATTGGCTCGTTGCTGGCTCGGGCGGAAGCGGGAGAAAATGCCCTTATCCCCATATTATGGGTGGTTACCGGCGCCGATTTTCTTGGGGCTTTCAGCGCGGCGATTCAAGCCGCATCTGTGTGGGGGATCCCGGCAAGCTGGTTGATCAGTCTGGGTTTTGGGGTTTTGGGAATCATTGGTCTGGTGTTGCTGATCCTGCGAAGAAGGATCTCTGCCAGATGATGATCTTAAAAGCACAGGCGGTCAATTATCAAATCCTGACCGCTACAGGCTGGCAGGAATATACCTTACTGGATAGTGGCAACGGTCTGCGACTGGAACAATACGGTCCGTTTCGCCTGATCCGTCCGGCTGCCCAGGCAATGTGGCGACCAGCGCTATCCGAGAGCGCCTGGCAGGCAGCCGAGGCTATCTTTCAGCCAGGCGGAGGGGAGAGCGGAGGGCAATGGCATTATCCAAAGACGCCGTT
Coding sequences within it:
- a CDS encoding Regulatory protein RecX, which codes for MEKSVRTVTALKAQKNNPQRINVFLDGQFAFGLSRLVAAWLQVGQTLTEERLAQLLQEDRLESLYQRALRYLSFRPRSEKEMRLYLLRHEQDERVRELVLERLKANGWLDDQRFAAQWVENRVAFRPRGKKALALELKQRGIQATDIDQAVQELDEEELAYQAAQKVLGRYKNLDQNTFRRKLYDLLVRRGFSYEVVLPTIHRCWQENRQNTGIEQEDIQNG
- a CDS encoding Transglycosylase-associated protein, which encodes MDINNLLWFIIIGFVAGWIATRLMRKSNIGLVGNIVVGILGAVIGGTIFKFLRISASGLLGSLAMAVVGAVVLLYLITLAKKI
- a CDS encoding Hydroxyacylglutathione hydrolase, whose amino-acid sequence is MIEIKRMVLGPVQTNAYLLHDPQSQKTVVIDPAWDGEKIVQFARQNGWKIDQIWLTHAHFDHLGGVAGIIKSLTFTPTIALHAADLPLWRAQGGAQFFGFQMEITTEPNLHLQHGQILKIGEVEVEVRHAPGHTPGHVVFYVPSASVCFCGDVIFESGIGRTDLPGGDFETLMNSIREQILTLPDQTRLLSGHGNETTVAQERLHNPWLQW
- a CDS encoding Hydrolase (HAD superfamily), with protein sequence MLFLFGLGGGYLLREWINRRRIQQGKEEAERLIREAAQRASDIELEAKNKALELRQQAEAEIARRRNELNREEDRLQKRREELDIRADRLEKREQALNKRQSVIDKRANEIEKLYAEELEELQRIANMSMEEARNVLLAEAEKEARADMARIIRQIEAEAREEGENRARKLITAAIQRVASEHVAEVCTSVVPLPSDEMKGRIIGRNGRNIHAFEQVAGVDVIVDDTPEAVTISCFDPIRREVARRALEKLVLDGRIHPAHIEKILKNEQKEVERDIIEAGEQAVYDAGVTGLHPEVIKMLGRLKYRSSYGQNQLAHAVETARLAGVLAAELGADVEIAKAGGLLHDLGKAMDHNMEGTHALLGAEFAKRHGVHPAVVNIIASHHHEVEQESVEAAIVEAADAISGARPGARRESLEQYLKRVRALEEIANSHKGVSQSYALQAGREIRIFVKPEEIDDLESIRLARDIAKKIEETMQYPGQIKVTVIRETRSIDYAK